Within the Corynebacterium afermentans subsp. lipophilum genome, the region ACCGCCCCGCTGATCCAGCACTACGGCGACCAGATCATCTCCATCGACGCTGTTGGCGACGTGGAAGAGATCAACCAGCGCGCCATGGAAGCGCTGGGCAAGTAGCCCTTTCGATCGAAGGCCGGTGTGTTCGCACCGGCCTTTCGCATTTTTGCTTATCGACGAACCAAAGGACCACAACGCAATGGTTTTCAGAAAACGCAAGATCGCGGCCAAGACGCCGGCTGAGCTCGACGCCATGGAGGCCGCCGGTCGCATCGTCGGCATCGCCCTGCAGGAGGTCCGCGCCGCCGCCAAGCCGGGCGTAAGCACCCTCGACCTCGACAAGGTGGCCGAGACGGTGATCCGCGATCACGGCGCGACCCCGACGTTTTTGGGCTACCAGGGGTTCACCGGCTCCATCTGCGCGTCGGTGAATGAGGTGGTCGTGCACGGGATTCCGTCGTCAAGCGTTGTGCTCGAAGAAGGCGACCTGGTCTCCATCGACTGCGGCGCGACATTGAACGGCTGGGTGGGCGACAGCGCGTGGTCCTTCGGCGTCGGCGAGCTGGCGCCCGAGGTGGACGCGCTCAACCGCGCCACCGAGTGGGTGCTCGCGGAAGGACTCAAGGCGATGGTGCCGGGCAACAAACTCACCGACGTCTCGCACGCGCTCGAGCTGGCCACCTACGCCGCCGAGGAGCGCTTCGGGGTGGAGCTGGGCATCGTCGACGGCTACGGCGGACACGGCATCGGCCACACGATGCACGAGGATCCGTACTTGGCCAACGAGGGCAAGCCGAACCGCGGCCCCGTCATCCAGGAGGGGTCTGTGCTGGCCATTGAGCCGATGCTGATCCTCGGCGGGGAAGTGGACACCGAGGTGCTCGAGGACGAATGGACCGTGGTGTCTGTGGACCGCTCGCCCGCGGCCCACTGGGAGCACACCGTCGCGGCGACCGCCGAAGGCCCGAAAATTCTTACGTCGCGCGTGTAAATTTCTGGCGCGTTGTAGTGCGTTTGTTGGCAAAAGGGTTATACTTCCGCCATGTCTTACCGTCCCCGCCACGCAAAGCCGTCGCCGCTGAAGCGGCGCGCAACCACCTTCGCCGCCGGTCTCGGTGTCGTTGCCTCCCTGGCCGCCCCGGTGAACGCGCAGGCTGCGCCTTCGCAGAACCCGGTCGCAATGTCCAGCCTGGACTCGCTGTCCGAACAGGCCACCTCGGCCTTTGCCGACCTGGACAAGTCCGCGCGCGAAACCGCGTGGAACATCCGCAACGGTCTGCGCCAGCAGGCCGACGGCCTGGCCGCCATCAACCCGGAGCTGCCGGCGAAGGCGAAAAAGCGCATCGACGAGATCCTCGAGACCTTTTTCCCTGGCCTGATCGCGGAGAAGACCCCGAAGCCGAAGCCGGCTCCCGCCCCGAAGCCTGAGCCGGCACCGGCTCCCGCCCAGGCACCGGCACCGCAGCAGAACCCGCGCGGGGACTTCAACTACGGCCCGTGCCCGGCTGACGCGAAGGCCTGCGTCGACATCGACGGCCGCCGCTCCTGGCTGCAGAACAACGGCGTCATGTACTACCAGTCCGGCCTGATCGGGCCGGGCAAGCCGGGGCAGGAGACCCCGCGCGGCACGTTCTACGTCAACCGCAAGGTCAAAGACGAGATTTCCTGGGAGTTCGGCAACGCGCCGATGCCGTACGCGACCTACTTCACCTACAACGGCATCGCATTCCACCAGGGCGACCCCAACTACCTGTCCAACGGCTGCGTGCGCATGTACCGCGGCGACGCGGAGCGCTACTTCAACGACCTGCAGATCGGCGACAAGGTTTACGTGTTCTAACACTCGCCCGCTACAAGCCCCGGCTATCGCTGGGGCTTTTTGCGTTTTCGCAGGTAAATGGCTAATGTAGTCCAGCGGTGTTTGTGCATACCTGCACGAGCGCCGCATGTAACCGGTAAATACGTCTGCTGCCTGCACTTTCAGGCGGCGTAGGAAGTGGAGTGTATGGCGAAAGAAGGCGCAATCGAGGTTGAGGGCCGCATTGTCGAGCCCCTGAAGAACGCGATGTTCCGGGTCGAACTGGACAACGGGCACGAAGTTCTCGCCCACATCAGTGGCAAGATGCGCCAGCACTACATCCGCATCCTCCCGGAGGACCGCGTCGTGGTGGAGCTTTCCCCCTACGACCTGGACCGCGGGCGTATCACTTACCGCTACAAGTAAGCATTTCAAGCCTCCTCACCCAGATCCGCCCGACGGCGGATCGTGCACCTCTGGCCACGGTGGCTGGAGCCGCGCGTAATCTCAACCCACTCTCCGGCACGGCCCGGACAAAGCGTTGTTTGGCGTGGACGGGTGGGGAGAAAACCACCGTAACAACCCGAAAGGCACGTACCTCATGG harbors:
- the map gene encoding type I methionyl aminopeptidase is translated as MVFRKRKIAAKTPAELDAMEAAGRIVGIALQEVRAAAKPGVSTLDLDKVAETVIRDHGATPTFLGYQGFTGSICASVNEVVVHGIPSSSVVLEEGDLVSIDCGATLNGWVGDSAWSFGVGELAPEVDALNRATEWVLAEGLKAMVPGNKLTDVSHALELATYAAEERFGVELGIVDGYGGHGIGHTMHEDPYLANEGKPNRGPVIQEGSVLAIEPMLILGGEVDTEVLEDEWTVVSVDRSPAAHWEHTVAATAEGPKILTSRV
- a CDS encoding L,D-transpeptidase translates to MSYRPRHAKPSPLKRRATTFAAGLGVVASLAAPVNAQAAPSQNPVAMSSLDSLSEQATSAFADLDKSARETAWNIRNGLRQQADGLAAINPELPAKAKKRIDEILETFFPGLIAEKTPKPKPAPAPKPEPAPAPAQAPAPQQNPRGDFNYGPCPADAKACVDIDGRRSWLQNNGVMYYQSGLIGPGKPGQETPRGTFYVNRKVKDEISWEFGNAPMPYATYFTYNGIAFHQGDPNYLSNGCVRMYRGDAERYFNDLQIGDKVYVF
- the infA gene encoding translation initiation factor IF-1, with amino-acid sequence MAKEGAIEVEGRIVEPLKNAMFRVELDNGHEVLAHISGKMRQHYIRILPEDRVVVELSPYDLDRGRITYRYK